A single region of the Gossypium arboreum isolate Shixiya-1 chromosome 12, ASM2569848v2, whole genome shotgun sequence genome encodes:
- the LOC108478806 gene encoding 25.3 kDa vesicle transport protein, whose product MVKLTIVGRVKDGLPLAQEARYMNNETTTSHNLSSNYKQQAEFLLNEISKGALPLPSMTIRVDHHSFNYLVVNGICFITLCDSSYPRKLAFNYLQDLQKEFDKFDNGLIYKITKPYSFVKFDSIISSIRKQYIDTRTQANLSKLNANRHRELDIVTGNMSDIVERRRNSEILETPAANYTPQSSSLLWGSPRLEAIALIWTPIAIITVIAWILLWVSLVFTDDYLISTL is encoded by the exons ATGGTGAAGCTAACCATTGTTGGAAGAGTGAAAGATGGGTTACCACTGGCACAAGAAGCAAGGTACATGAACAACGAGACGACGACGTCTCACAACTTATCATCTAACTACAAGCAACAAGCTGAGTTCCTTCTCAATGAAATCTCCAAAGGAGCTTTACCACTTCCCTCAATGACCATCCGCGTTGATCACCATTCTTTCAA CTATTTGGTGGTGAATGGAATCTGCTTCATCACATTATGCGATTCTTCATATCCAAGAAAACTAGCATTCAATTATCTTCAAGATTTGCAAAAGGAGTTTGACAAGTTTGATAATGGCctcatttacaaaattactaaaccaTACAGCTTTGTTAAATTCG ATAGTATTATTTCTAGTATTAGGAAGCAATACATTGATACAAGAACACAGGCCAATTTATCGAAGCTGAATGCTAATCGTCATCGAGAACTCGATATAGTTACCGGAAACATGTCTGATATCGTAGAAAGAAGACGAAATTCGG AAATATTAGAGACACCAGCAGCTAATTATACCCCTCAGAGCTCCTCTCTATTATGGGGTTCTCCACGGCTTGAG GCAATTGCATTGATTTGGACACCCATTGCAATCATTACTGTAATTGCTTGGATTCTTTTATGGGTTAGCCTAGTTTTTACAGATGACTACTTAATATCAACTTTGTAG
- the LOC108478154 gene encoding protein SHORTAGE IN CHIASMATA 1, with translation MRTRFLNVDYLSAFQSPAETLSFLNLPPPHFPPHTSNFTDDLLHFDSFLNLPLQTERLPIDAALSNFLSEAIPPFIDVDIRDFEDTRFPSGNASAKFSTEEETMVCNEKEAGSQRTFGSEIQEEDNVTCGADKDVRRLDVILFETPELDTFLDNAHFSKKEIETFSGISETDNNKDETGPILQFPDKIQESVYSVEDVISECNREQNIYMLEEDSSFGGREPLQHSTFPILEVDEISLGIMTSHSIDDVLPTAFESIESQLWTQENDVLTDSKELLGSIGNDILKFLSDLCSVEKYPEPELAFPEMFLDVNIICMVETPQADGNSELVMAKQDAGYLFPTNLVIFEEFQIFDVDLSQNFDVFLNRQITHEPEACNHMFKEDMNFKSFSELVVSHELVLVDETFKSLPIPVLSDHGRLRLPCTVIEELLSDLKPLPLSASDGIYLDWYILEDDKCSSKVHALFQNMMEEIDATSIDFEQESFEGSKLVSDFIFSDDALTGSATEQYEEVPNVTFDRVPMLNDNFMAVESNKLQDNGFPKPGNSEQLAEKDDKRASLLFKTMSQFNDLAFFLNPQKSSARENAGPEAISSNPKAELPNVSSGRSVEACESTGLQSQVNGPDFFLNPQKSIAREDAAPAARSFNRKAESPNGLSGHLVEVRAYTGLPLQVNDLDFFLNPQKSSTRDNAGPAAMSFNPRSELPNVSSGHSVEACASTGLPLQQWDIMVYNIKLSDDILALIENFEKCYLAILQNETELISFLGEDRYELLSLPKKKLMDCIKKKMARRNTSHGDEDIMAFVTLCAIKQMAWYMCFYGINAAHLYVDKLCRSLGYIKSRLSFLHSLIEDARGKVDKEITTSHPSLCVIRGILQSKSSSSNSKVLILAEQVFWWSLKSLLMSMGLSWNELSSFCANANPSGAYKMDSQLISDCWLVSQENVSASFPFNKFNVIVEYGGFCGSSRVSSFPPKSVGLTHLHFLKIELDDSSASKALCEGVDIPQIAKKLTEGEFHSILALNVNYENVEDLLNFVPIVDKHNKGSVGSGKEEEAYSLPLPVAVETNPNPQRLADMVIIVNMQNFDKEMIVSRRSTYQKILAMEKEGAQVVERDSNLPVDVIISSAICLVWYDSRNIGRKAAISDETSSCLQLCIENIATNILTLLSFTFSGCFLVFEGGIGFLSTVMESSAGLYAAAASLGIDFQLFCSYSSESTDEIILNCIDYAAKTTRGPYPKMPDSETLAESFLTKFPSVNPLTAHAILSSGGMLVEFLQWSHERRIQAVQNYCVPDESIALFSALCKYGEREDSKSVMTDCSSSVSSGRNSDKCHYNVGSQGKQGKRKNSSNKVSTRMDESQHFEPVSKDEILHPSGLSKQYDSWKSTGSEMFQDYKKLSSSLNDIFDQEQDFGFLPQFPGRYDSDIYEGPNMLKEAKKPKLDVPLKDNIWDYNLGENAGMLNSLDWQITNSFENKREELTSEVTDFADSPMSGEDFSCFGNSNPFSSLVSEIEEDSTSKSKIARRLSFTKDSHTVFPYVSEINIGSDMLSSVTCPRQGLVGTSPNSDASPSNQENSIRDVLAQRSAACKGSLLKNDVSNHSATSLSRAILSNQPQLDSPWTIEFLNRIREKSRLRQQNLPSDTSASPFGRSGNIAKVPKRRSPSIFEFFKYQGGNTPKKILEQRKQKRPPQASSSSKNKKTSSSLTQTSTPTDKRTRQTLSFEMNGSGSQTKLVWRDGGAHGLSKKLRY, from the exons ATGCGAACTCGATTTCTCAACGTCGATTACTTGAGCGCCTTTCAATCCCCAGCCGAAACCCTAAGCTTCCTCAACCTACCGCCTCCTCACTTCCCTCCTCATACTTCCAACTTCACTGACGATCTTCTTCACTTTGATTCGTTCCTCAACCTCCCTCTCCAGACCGAGAGATTGCCTATCGATGCCGCTCTCTCCAACTTCTTGTCGGAAGCAATTCCTCCGTTCATCGATGTCGATATCAGAGATTTCGAGGATACTCGGTTTCCAAGTGGAAATGCCAGCGCAAAGTTCTCCACCGAG GAAGAAACTATGGTTTGTAATGAGAAGGAAGCAGGGAGTCAGAGAACTTTTGGATCAGAAATTCAGGAG GAGGATAATGTAACCTGTGGAGCTGATAAGGATGTTCGGAGGTTAGACGTGATACTGTTTGAAACACCCGAGCTGGATACTTTTTTG GATAATGCCCACTTTTCCAAGAAAGAGATTGAGACATTTTCTGGAATTTCAGAGACTGATAATAATAAG GATGAGACGGGCCCTATACTGCAGTTTCCTGACAAGATTCAAGAATCAGTTTATTCAGTTGAAGATGTTATTTCAGAGTGCAACAGGGAGCAAAATATTTATATGCTGGAAGAGGATAGTTCTTTTGGAGGTCGAGAGCCCTTACAGCATAGCACCTTCCCCATTTTGGAGGTGGACGAAATAAGTCTGGGTATCATGACAAGTCATTCTATCGATGATGTACTTCCTACTGCTTTTGAATCTATTGAATCCCAGCTGTGGACTCAAGAAAATGATGTGCTTACTGACAGCAAGGAGCTCTTGGGCTCTATTGGGAATGATATCTTAAAGTTTCTTTCTGATCTCTGTTCAGTGGAAAAATATCCGGAACCTGAGCTAGCCTTCCCAGAGATGTTCCTGGATGTGAACATTATATGCATGGTGGAAACTCCTCAAGCTGATGGGAATTCTGAACTTGTTATGGCAAAACAGGATGCTGGTTATCTTTTTCCCACAAACCTCGTTATTTTTGAGGAATTCCAGATTTTTGATGTTGATTTATCTCAAAACTTTGATGTGTTCTTGAACAGACAAATAACCCATGAGCCAGAAGCATGTAACCATATGTTCAAGGAAGACATGAATTTCAAGAGTTTCAGTGAATTGGTTGTTAGTCATGAACTTGTGTTGGTAGATGAAACATTCAAATCTTTGCCTATACCTGTTCTCTCGGATCATGGAAGGTTGAGGTTACCATGCACAGTTATCGAGGAATTACTATCTGATTTGAAGCCGCTGCCCCTATCTGCATCTGATGGTATCTACTTGGACTGGTATATATTGGAAGATGATAAATGCAGCAGTAAAGTTCATGCTTTGTTTCAGAATATGATGGAGGAGATAGATGCTACCAGCATTGATTTTGAACAGGAAAGTTTTGAGGGTAGCAAGTTAGTTTCTGACTTCATTTTCTCAGATGATGCTTTAACAGGATCAGCTACTGAACAATACGAGGAAGTACCGAATGTAACTTTTGATCGCGTACCTATGCTTAATGATAATTTTATGGCTGTTGAGTCCAATAAGTTACAAGACAACGGTTTCCCAAAACCAGGAAACTCGGAACAATTAGCAGAAAAAGATGATAAGAGGGCTTCATTACTATTCAAGACTATGTCACAATTCAATGATCTTGCTTTTTTCTTGAATCCCCAGAAAAGTAGCGCTAGAGAAAATGCTGGACCTGAGGCCATCTCTTCCAATCCAAAGGCTGAATTACCCAATGTTTCATCTGGTCGTTCAGTTGAAGCATGTGAATCCACTGGTCTACAGTCACAAGTCAATGGTCCAGATTTTTTCTTGAATCCCCAGAAAAGTATTGCTAGAGAAGATGCTGCACCTGCGGCCAGGTCTTTTAACCGAAAGGCTGAATCACCCAATGGTTTATCTGGTCATTTAGTTGAAGTACGTGCTTACACTGGGCTACCGTTACAAGTCAATGATCTTGATTTTTTCTTGAATCCCCAGAAAAGTAGCACTAGAGATAATGCTGGACCTGCGGCCATGTCATTCAACCCAAGGTCTGAATTACCCAATGTTTCATCTGGTCATTCAGTTGAAGCATGTGCATCCACGGGTCTACCATTGCAGCAGTGGGATATCATGGTTTACAATATAAAATTGTCAGATGATATCTTGGCACtgattgaaaattttgaaaagtgcTATCTAGCTATCTTGCAGAATGAGACAGAGCTAATTTCATTTTTGGGAGAAGATAGGTATGAATTGCTTAGCCTTCCAAAGAAAAAGTTAATGGACTGTATTAAGAAAAAAATGGCACGAAGAAATACTTCCCATGGTGATGAAGATATTATGGCATTTGTCACGTTGTGCGCTATTAAGCAAATGGCTTGGTACATGTGTTTCTATGGCATCAATGCAGCTCACTTATATGTAGACAAGCTATGTCGAAGCCTTGGGTACATAAAGTCAAGATTAAGTTTCCTTCATTCCTTGATTGAGGATGCTCGTGGCAAGGTTGATAAGGAAATAACTACATCACATCCCTCACTCTGTGTTATACGGGGAATTTTACAGTCAAAGTCCAGCTCAAGTAATTCCAAAGTGTTGATCTTGGCAGAGCAAGTCTTCTGGTGGTCTTTGAAGAGTTTGTTGATGTCTATGGGATTATCCTGGAACGAGCTATCAAGTTTCTGCGCAAACGCAAATCCATCAGGTGCCTATAAGATGGATTCTCAGCTGATTTCAGATTGTTGGTTGGTATCTCAGGA GAATGTTTCTGCATCTTTTCCATTCAACAAGTTCAACGTTATTGTGGAATATGGAGGCTTTTGTGGCTCATCTAGAGTATCTTCTTTCCCCCCCAAATCTGTTGGCTTGACTCATCTTCACTTTCTGAAGATTGAACTGGATGACTCTAGTGCTTCCAAAGCACTTTGCGAAGGTGTTGATATCCCCCAGATTGCAAAGAAGTTGACG GAAGGGGAGTTTCATTCAATCCTGGCCCTTAATGTGAACTACGAGAATGTGGAGGACCTACTGAACTTTGTACCCATTGTAGACAAGCATAACAAGGGGTCTGTCGGAAGTGGGAAAGAAGAAGAAGCCTATAGTTTGCCTCTGCCAGTTGCAGTTGAAACCAATCCAAACCCGCAGAGATTGGCAGACATGGTAATTATTGTGAACATGCAAAATTTTGATAAGGAAATGATCGTATCCAGAAGATCTACTTATCAAAAAATTCTTGCAATGGAGAAAGAAGGAGCTCAAGTAGTGGAACGCGATTCAAATCTTCCAGTGGATGTCATAATTAGCTCTGCAATTTGCCTAGTATGGTATGATTCCAGAAACATAGGAAGGAAAGCTGCCATTTCAGATGAAACATCTTCTTGCTTACAGTTGTGCATTGAGAATATTGCAACTAACATTTTGACATTGCTGAGTTTTACTTTCAGTGGCTGTTTCCTG GTATTTGAGGGAGGCATTGGCTTCCTTTCTACTGTAATGGAATCCTCAGCTGGACTCTATGCAGCAGCAGCAAGTTTGGGAATTGACTTCCAGCTATTTTGTTCTTATTCATCTGAATCAACTGATGAAATTATACTAAACTGCATTGACTATGCTGCAAAGACGACCAGGGGCCCATATCCAAAGATGCCTGATTCAGAAACTCTTGCAGAATCTTTCCTTACTAAATTTCCTTCAGTTAATCCTTTGACAGCGCATGCAATACTCTCTTCGGGAGGAATGCTCGTTGAGTTCCTTCAGTGGTCACATGAACGCAGGATTCAGGCAGTTCAAAACTACTGTGTACCAGATGAAAGTATTGCTCTTTTCAGTGCTTTGTGCAAGTACGGTGAGCGGGAGGACTCAAAATCTGTAATGACAGACTGCTCGTCTTCTGTATCTTCGGGTCGTAACTCCGACAAGTGTCATTACAATGTTGGTTCTCAAGGAAAACAAGGCAAACGCAAAAATAGCTCTAATAAAGTCAGCACAAGGATGGATGAATCACAGCATTTTGAGCCTGTGAGCAAAGATGAGATCCTCCATCCTTCTGGACTGTCGAAGCAATATGATTCTTGGAAATCTACAGGTTCTGAGATGTTCCAGGATTACAAAAAGCTCAGTTCATCTTTAAATGATATATTTGATCAAGAGCAGGATTTTGGTTTTCTCCCTCAATTTCCTGGGCGATATGATTCTGACATCTATGAAGGTCCTAACATGTTAAAAGAGGCAAAAAAGCCCAAACTCGATGTACCCTTGAAAGATAATATATGGGATTACAATCTGGGAGAAAATGCAGGTATGCTGAATAGTTTGGACTGGCAAATCACCAATAGCTTTGAGAATAAGCGCGAAGAACTTACAAGTGAAGTTACTGACTTTGCTGACAGTCCGATGTCTGGTGAGGATTTCTCTTGCTTTGGTAACTCTAATCCTTTCTCCTCTTTGGTGTCGGAGATTGAAGAGGATTCTACTAGTAAATCCAAAATTGCTAGAAGATTGTCATTTACTAAAGACAGTCACACTGTTTTCCCATATGTTTCTGAGATCAACATTGGTTCAGATATGTTGAGTTCTGTAACATGTCCTAGACAAGGTCTTGTAGGAACTAGTCCTAATTCTGATGCAAGTCCCAGCAACCAAGAAAACTCCATACGGGATGTTTTAGCTCAGCGATCTGCAGCTTGCAAAGGATCACTACTAAAAAACGATGTATCAAATCATAGTGCAACATCACTCTCAAGGGCCATTCTTTCAAACCAACCACAATTAGATTCACCTTGGACGATAGAATTTCTTAACAGGATCAGGGAGAAGAGCAGATTACGTCAGCAGAATCTTCCTTCTGATACATCTGCTTCACCCTTTGGCAGATCAGGGAATATAGCAAAAGTTCCTAAGAGAAGAAGTCCATCAATTTTTGAGTTTTTCAAATACCAAGGAGGCAACACTCCTAAGAAAATACTAGAACAAAGGAAGCAGAAAAGACCTCCACAAGCATCCAGCTCATCTAAGAATAAAAAGACTTCATCCTCCCTTACACAAACATCGACACCCACTGATAAGAGAACAAGACAG ACTCTATCTTTTGAAATGAATGGAAGTGGAAGTCAAACTAAGCTAGTTTGGAGAGACGGAGGAGCACATGGTTTGAGCAAAAAGCTTCGCTATTAA
- the LOC108479610 gene encoding uncharacterized protein LOC108479610, with translation MFKAWKSDKKKIKVVFQLQFQATQVPRLKKSAVTIALVPEDVGRPTLKLEKVAVQDGSCLWENPVYETVKMIKEIKTGKLSEKIYHFVVSNGSSKAGFLGEASIDFADFAAETEPVTVSLPLKFANSGAILHVTIHKIEGAEDQRYIGDSEGLTISREGSLQSQGINYSDNVQTLTEDGQLDPAELYSSLRQNSMPKRAVDTGMTKKNMHRRTNTDWSASSTSDGSLAELTISPEDVPREWNKESENPVEKLRSENAMLLRQVEVSELELQSLRKQITKENKRTQDLSRQVTSLKEERDAMKVEFELLKSKNNLDEEVLEILSEDENEGSKVLLKEIRQELDHQKELNANLRLQLQKTEDSNSNLILAVRDLNEMLEKKNREISRLSSEIEASTSIEEVRLNEQHDADEVHMMKQTITDLNAELKFYKKHKEELEMHIEELSRENNEISSQLKQNQQQESIKAQKESSKYLATIDELESQVQRLEDKLKQQSEEYSESLIAINELESQVKELNKELENRTQGFEEELNSLMHSKTEQEQRAIRAEEALRKSRWTNAANAERLQDEFKKLSVDMASRIDENEKMTMKAVEEANDLQMQKRDLEEMLQKANEELELFKDQTAVEWQHLSHQLDLKAKQIEKMSMELNDKTSQLEYAQRQEKEKQEEFSKEIQMLKTEIQKLEEQRSQFSDLAKENGKQSDETKKVKASNEKNEMLIQRWNKERDELEKKITLAKKETEKAQKQLISTRSLKDKKEMVISNLQSEMENIRVECNDLKHSLVREEREKDKLRKQVSQLKNDLQKKEEEIGSMQKELKSSGGQADIASRSSHSTSAPQESKDINSLLKKMRLLKERINLKETAWKTSANSAPEKESNLSNMIEELESFMEQLKVCHCFSADRCQKEPINVNKSEERRKSRDKLHSKTTVAEGMPLSTTAVPVESDVNLAELLSEVEGLKERNKSMERELKDMEERYSEISLKFAEVEGERQQLVMTVRNLKNGKKN, from the exons ATGTTTAAGGCATGGAAGAGCGACAAGAAGAAGATCAAAGTAGTGTTTCAATTGCAGTTTCAGGCAACTCAG gtgCCACGGTTGAAAAAGTCCGCCGTAACGATAGCGCTGGTGCCGGAGGATGTTGGGAGGCCGACGCTGAAATTAGAGAAAGTGGCAGTTCAAGATGGGAGTTGTTTGTGGGAGAATCCTGTTTATGAAACTGTGAAAATGATAAAAGAGATAAAAACAGGGAAATTGAGTGAAAAAATTTACCATTTCGTTGTTTCAAAT GGATCTTCAAAAGCAGGGTTTCTCGGTGAAGCTTCGATTGATTTTGCTGATTTTGCTGCAGAAACTGAACCTGTTACCGTATCTCTGCCGCTTAAGTTTGCCAACTCCGGTGCCATTCTACAT GTGACAATTCATAAAATTGAAGGAGCAGAAGATCAGAG ATATATTGGAGATAGTGAAGGCTTGACCATTTCCAGGGAGGGAAGCCTGCAAAGCCAAGGCATCAATTACAGTGACAATGTCCAAACTTTAACAGAA GATGGGCAGTTGGACCCCGCTGAATTATATTCATCTCTACGGCAGAACTCTATGCCTAAGAGAGCAGTGGATACTGGCATGACCAAAAAGAACATGCACCGGAGAACAAACACAGATTGGTCGGCCAGTTCAACTTCTGATGGAAGTTTAGCGGAGTTAACTATTAGCCCCGAAGACGTCCCAAGAGAATGGAATAAGGAATCAGAAAATCCTGTTGAGAAACTCAGAAGTGAAAATGCTATGTTATTGAGGCAGGTAGAAGTATCAGAATTAGAGTTGCAATCTCTTAGGAAACAGATTACGAAGGAGAACAAAAGGACTCAAGATTTATCGAGACAAGTTACCAGCCTTAAAGAAGAAAGAGATGCAATGAAGGTGGAGTTTGAACTACTCAAGTCAAAGAACAATCTAGATGAGGAAGTACTTGAAATTCTATCGGAAGATGAGAATGAGGGGTCAAAGGTTCTGCTAAAGGAAATTAGGCAGGAGCTGGATCATCAAAAGGAATTAAATGCCAATCTTCGTTTGCAGTTGCAGAAGACGGAGGATTCCAATTCTAATTTGATTCTTGCAGTAAGAGACCTCAATGAAATGCTAGAGAAAAAGAACAGGGAAATATCTCGCCTCTCCAGTGAGATAGAAGCAAGTACCAGCATTGAAGAGGTGCGGTTGAATGAACAACATGATGCCGATGAAGTACACATGATGAAGCAGACAATCACAGACCTGAATGCTGAGTTGAAGTTCTACAAGAAGCATAAGGAGGAGTTAGAGATGCATATAGAAGAACTGAGCCGGGAAAATAATGAAATCTCCTCACAGTTAAAGCAAAACCAGCAACAAGAATCGATAAAGGCACAAAAGGAGTCCTCAAAATATTTGGCTACTATAGATGAACTTGAATCTCAGGTGCAAAGACTAGAGGACAAACTCAAGCAGCAATCAGAAGAATACTCAGAGTCTTTAATTGCCATTAATGAATTAGAAAGTCAAGTCAAAGAATTAAACAAAGAACTGGAGAATCGGACACAAGGGTTTGAAGAAGAACTCAACAGCTTGATGCATTCCAAAACCGAGCAGGAACAGAGGGCAATCCGAGCAGAGGAGGCATTAAGAAAGTCAAGGTGGACAAATGCTGCAAATGCCGAGCGGCTTCAAGATGAATTTAAAAAGCTGTCCGTTGACATGGCCAGTAGGATTGATGAGAATGAAAAGATGACCATGAAAGCGGTTGAAGAAGCAAATGACCTGCAGATGCAAAAAAGAGATCTGGAAGAAATGCTCCAAAAAGCCAATGAAGAACTTGAGCTATTTAAAGATCAGACTGCAGTTGAATGGCAACACCTTTCACACCAACTAGATCTCAAAGCAAAACAAATAGAGAAAATGTCAATGGAACTTAATGATAAGACTTCACAACTTGAATATGCACAAAGGCAAGAGAAGGAAAAGCAGGAGGAATTCTCTAAAGAAATTCAAATGCTTAAGACTGAGATCCAGAAGCTCGAAGAGCAGAGAAGCCAATTTTCTGATTTGGCAAAAGAAAATGGAAAGCAAAGTGATGAAACCAAAAAAGTGAAGGcatcaaatgaaaaaaatgagatgCTGATACAAAGATGGAATAaagaaagagatgaacttgagaAAAAAATCACTTTAGCAAAGAAGGAAACGGAGAAGGCACAGAAACAATTAATTAGCACGAGGTCTTTGAAGGATAAAAAGGAGATGGTGATCTCAAATTTGCAGTCGGAAATGGAAAATATTAGAGTGGAGTGTAATGACTTAAAACATAGCTTGGTCCGGGAAGAAAGGGAGAAAGATAAACTGAGGAAACAGGTATCTCAATTAAAGAATGACCTGCAGAAgaaggaagaagaaatcggctcTATGCAGAAAGAACTCAAAAGTAGTGGTGGTCAAGCTGACATCGCCTCGAGGAGCAGCCACTCTACTTCAGCTCCTCAAGAATCCAAGGATATCAATAGTTTGCTGAAAAAAATGAGGCTGCTTAAG GAACGCATAAACCTCAAGGAAACTGCTTGGAAAACATCAGCTAATTCAGCTCCGGAGAAGGAAAGTAATCTCAGCAATATGATTGAAGAGCTCGAAAGCTTCATGGAACAACTCAAAGTTTGTCATTGTTTTTCTGCAGATCGATGTCAAAAG GAACCTATAAATGTTAACAAATCTGAGGAAAGAAGAAAGTCACGAGATAAGCTCCATTCTAAGACTACCGTTGCAGAAGGCATGCCTTTGTCAACAACAGCAGTACCCGTTGAAAG TGATGTTAATCTTGCCGAATTGCTAAGCGAAGTGGAAGGTCTTAAGGAAAGGAACAAATCTATGGAGCGTGAGCTTAAAGACATGGAAGAAAGGTATTCTGAAATAAGTCTCAAATTTGCAGAAGTGGAAGGGGAAAGACAACAACTTGTAATGACAGTGAGAAACCTTAAGAATGGCAAGAAGAACTAG
- the LOC108478741 gene encoding transcription factor LAF1, with product MVSKPSENNKPKAKHKKGLWSPEEDLKLRNYVLKHGHGCWSSVPINAGLLRNGKSCRLRWINYLRPGLKRGTFTPQEEETILTLHHLLGNKWSQIAQNLPGRTDNEIKNYWHSYLKKRIAKAEEMDSQARSQCTTSSSENKQSTPSSRIFSDQMPTYESFNHIDKLSVSTDRAVPQHVIDFSKEPQRSPLPKVLFAEWLSLDQECGPAATSYGFNHNSSSNFQDPFMDAFLLNEGTFGGSDLHDGLSNGSANEMFSSQFDFETQISGNQFVGSLSGDDICSDFNMNNNVMYM from the exons ATGGTTTCCAAGCCATCTGAAAATAATAAGCCAAAAGCTAAGCATAAGAAGGGTTTATGGTCACCCGAAGAAGATTTAAAGCTTAGAAACTATGTCCTTAAACATGGCCATGGTTGTTGGAGCTCTGTTCCCATCAATGCAG GGTTGCTGAGGAATGGGAAGAGTTGCAGATTAAGGTGGATTAATTACTTGAGACCGGGGCTAAAACGAGGAACTTTTACGCCGCAAGAGGAGGAGACGATTCTCACCCTTCATCATTTGTTAGGCAACAA GTGGTCACAAATTGCACAAAATTTGCCTGGGAGAACAGATAATGAGATAAAGAACTATTGGCATTCATATCTGAAAAAAAGAATTGCAAAAGCTGAAGAAATGGATTCTCAAGCAAGGAGTCAATGCACAACTTCAAGCTCGGAAAACAAACAATCCACACCCTCCTCTCGAATTTTCTCTGACCAAATGCCAACCTATGAATCGTTCAATCACATTGATAAACTCTCGGTAAGCACTGATCGAGCCGTTCCGCAGCATGTTATCGATTTCTCCAAAGAGCCACAAAGAAGCCCCCTGCCAAAGGTTTTATTCGCAGAATGGCTATCGCTTGATCAAGAATGCGGTCCGGCGGCTACCTCTTATGGATTTAATCACAATTCAAGTTCAAACTTCCAAGACCCTTTTATGGACGCGTTCTTGTTAAACGAAGGAACATTCGGTGGCAGTGATCTTCACGATGGACTAAGCAACGGGTCGGCAAACGAAATGTTTAGCTCACAATTCGATTTCGAAACCCAAATTTCTGGGAACCAGTTCGTTGGTTCCTTATCTGGGGATGATATATGCAGTGATTTCAATATGAATAACAATGTAATGTACATGTAA